One window from the genome of Pseudonocardia hierapolitana encodes:
- a CDS encoding lipid II:glycine glycyltransferase FemX, with protein MTTTRQCHPGADSIHVVDPRYDGRWEQLTRSTTGSIFTSSPWIRAVCDTYGFEPRGTVATDVAGEPIAGLADVEIRDFRGVRISSLPFSDRADPVLRSSKAWIPLASGLVWSDAPFTLRCLDGTPPAVDPMFRTEHRAAWHGTSLTGSPADLFGRLHPSARRNVRVAGRNGVEISVSATLEAVREFHALHLDLRKRKYRLLAQPVEFFERIWTEFHREDGIVTMLAFIDGQPVAGALFLVWQDVAYYKFGASLASHLAARPNDALFWTAMQWASSRGLSSIDWGLSELDQPGLVAYKRKWASVERQILTIRSGNQLSDEGADVTRLLTELTRLLTQDDVPSRVTAMAGALLYRYFC; from the coding sequence GTGACGACGACGAGACAATGCCACCCCGGCGCGGATTCGATCCACGTGGTCGATCCGAGGTATGACGGGCGCTGGGAGCAGCTCACAAGGAGCACGACCGGCAGCATCTTCACGAGCTCGCCGTGGATCCGTGCGGTCTGCGACACCTACGGATTCGAACCACGAGGAACGGTGGCGACGGACGTGGCAGGGGAGCCGATCGCCGGATTGGCAGACGTCGAGATCCGCGATTTCCGCGGCGTGCGAATTTCGAGCCTGCCGTTCAGCGATCGAGCCGATCCGGTGCTGCGCAGCTCCAAAGCCTGGATCCCACTCGCCTCCGGCCTCGTCTGGAGCGACGCGCCGTTCACGCTCCGCTGCCTCGACGGCACGCCGCCGGCGGTCGACCCGATGTTCCGGACGGAGCACCGGGCGGCGTGGCACGGGACTTCCCTGACCGGCTCACCCGCCGATCTCTTCGGTCGCCTCCATCCCAGCGCGCGTCGCAACGTCCGAGTCGCGGGCCGGAATGGCGTCGAGATCTCGGTGAGCGCCACTCTCGAGGCGGTGCGGGAGTTCCACGCGCTGCATCTCGACTTGCGGAAGCGGAAGTACCGGCTGCTTGCGCAGCCGGTGGAGTTCTTCGAGCGGATCTGGACGGAGTTCCACCGCGAGGACGGCATCGTGACCATGCTGGCGTTCATCGACGGGCAGCCCGTTGCCGGTGCGCTGTTCCTCGTCTGGCAGGACGTCGCGTACTACAAGTTCGGTGCCTCCTTGGCCTCCCACCTCGCGGCTCGCCCGAACGACGCCTTGTTCTGGACGGCGATGCAATGGGCGAGTTCGCGCGGGTTGTCATCGATCGACTGGGGCCTCTCGGAGCTCGACCAGCCCGGTCTCGTCGCATACAAGCGCAAATGGGCGAGCGTGGAGCGCCAGATCCTGACGATCCGCTCCGGAAACCAGTTGTCCGACGAGGGCGCCGACGTCACACGGCTGCTGACCGAACTGACCCGTCTGCTCACCCAGGACGACGTGCCGAGCCGCGTCACGGCTATGGCCGGAGCGTTGCTCTACCGCTACTTCTGTTGA
- a CDS encoding sugar transferase: MSASTTRRSSRGSDYEFFQRLTDLIIATTALAVLALPMFVIAVCVRVTSPGPALFRQERVGYSREPFTLYKYRTMRIDGDDRAHRDLMLRELRGEDTSVDGSCKLHADPRITPLGRWLRRTSLDELPQLINVVRGSMSLVGPRPCLVWEAELFPEEYEARFSVRPGITGLWQVTGRSTLGTLDMLRLDLVYVEERSLRRDIGILMLTVPALLRGLGAR, from the coding sequence ATGAGCGCGAGCACTACTCGCAGGTCGTCCCGGGGTAGCGACTACGAGTTCTTTCAACGACTCACCGATCTAATCATCGCGACAACCGCGCTGGCTGTGCTTGCTCTACCTATGTTTGTGATCGCCGTCTGCGTGCGCGTGACGAGTCCGGGTCCGGCGTTGTTCCGTCAGGAACGCGTCGGTTACAGCCGCGAACCGTTCACACTGTACAAGTACCGCACGATGCGGATCGACGGCGATGACCGAGCTCATCGTGACCTCATGCTGCGTGAGCTTCGTGGCGAAGACACGTCCGTGGACGGAAGCTGCAAATTGCATGCAGATCCGAGGATCACGCCGCTCGGGCGATGGCTGCGCAGGACCAGTCTCGACGAGCTGCCGCAGCTCATCAATGTCGTGCGCGGGTCCATGTCGCTCGTCGGCCCCCGACCCTGCTTGGTGTGGGAGGCTGAACTGTTTCCGGAGGAGTACGAGGCACGCTTTTCTGTGCGCCCGGGTATAACCGGGCTTTGGCAGGTCACGGGACGCAGCACGCTCGGAACCCTCGATATGCTTCGACTCGATCTCGTGTACGTCGAAGAGCGCAGCCTTCGACGTGACATCGGCATTCTCATGCTGACCGTCCCAGCATTGCTGAGGGGACTGGGCGCCCGGTGA
- a CDS encoding Gfo/Idh/MocA family protein, which translates to MRSGSIRIAVVGNGYWGSKHVRVLSSLPDVDVTVVDVVDERLAEAAAYYPAARFARSLEDVLDDIDAVVVATPPAEHCVLTALASEAGKPTLVEKPLTTSVEEAEILVESAERNGTVLMVGHTFEYNPAVWKLKEIIQAGSLGRILYINAQRLSLGRYQRDVNVVWDLAPHDLSIVSYLLDDIPSAAAVWADRNIGIRHADVAYLRLDFERAATHAFIHVSWLNPNKVRQVTVVGERKMAVYDDLSDNERIRVYDIGVDPRDVDEPGASHAMPVSYRTGDITSPYIQFQEPLLLQDRHFVECARTGTQPNTPGQRGLDIVRVLAASDVALATGRRVDIHHNRPSMSLLPIVGHADAREPHPA; encoded by the coding sequence ATGAGAAGTGGATCGATCCGGATCGCGGTCGTTGGTAACGGCTACTGGGGATCAAAGCACGTACGCGTTCTCAGTAGTCTTCCCGATGTTGATGTGACCGTTGTGGACGTAGTTGACGAGCGGCTCGCAGAAGCCGCGGCCTACTACCCCGCTGCACGATTCGCACGCTCCCTCGAGGATGTGCTCGATGACATCGATGCGGTCGTCGTCGCCACTCCGCCGGCGGAGCATTGTGTCCTGACCGCGTTGGCCAGCGAGGCGGGAAAGCCTACTCTTGTCGAAAAGCCGCTGACGACGTCGGTCGAGGAGGCCGAAATTCTAGTCGAATCAGCCGAGCGCAACGGTACCGTGCTCATGGTCGGGCACACCTTCGAGTACAACCCAGCTGTGTGGAAGCTCAAGGAAATAATTCAGGCGGGGAGCTTGGGGAGGATCCTCTACATCAATGCGCAGCGCCTGAGCCTCGGCCGTTACCAGCGTGACGTCAACGTGGTGTGGGATCTCGCCCCGCATGACCTCTCGATCGTCTCCTACCTGCTCGACGACATCCCGAGCGCCGCAGCCGTCTGGGCCGACCGCAACATCGGGATCCGCCATGCTGACGTCGCCTACCTGCGGCTCGACTTCGAGCGCGCCGCCACACACGCATTTATCCACGTCAGCTGGCTGAACCCGAACAAGGTGCGCCAGGTTACTGTGGTCGGAGAGCGGAAGATGGCTGTCTACGACGATCTTTCGGACAACGAGCGCATCCGCGTCTACGACATCGGGGTGGATCCTCGAGACGTCGACGAACCGGGCGCGAGTCACGCGATGCCTGTCTCGTACCGCACCGGTGACATCACATCCCCTTACATCCAGTTCCAGGAACCGCTCTTACTGCAGGACCGGCACTTCGTGGAGTGTGCGCGGACAGGGACGCAGCCCAACACACCCGGACAGCGGGGGCTCGATATCGTACGGGTCCTCGCCGCGAGCGATGTCGCCCTCGCTACTGGCCGGAGGGTAGACATTCATCACAACCGACCTAGCATGTCCCTTCTGCCTATCGTCGGCCACGCCGATGCGCGGGAGCCCCACCCCGCGTGA
- a CDS encoding glycosyltransferase: MREVATLIEAGHEVVVVCERDLDEPRLERGKSLIIHRLPLRHVAGAGALRLLAEYTGFFVLAAVLVTASHLRRRFAVVQVNSVPDVLVFVATVPRLTGARVLLDLQEPMPEFFMTKFGVGARNPLVRVVAVAEQLSIRFADVAITVTDAMRRRFIERGAPAERVNVVMDGADESVFDRERRLAEYVPSADRFVMISHGTIEPQYGLDTVIEAIALLAPEWPGLQLQIFGDGSQRAELRRLARLKGVGDRVWFSEGFVPIEELVSALASADVGVVAMRRDPFRDLTVAGKMFDFVVMGIPMIVATTRSVEETFGAGCFEEFRSGDANDLARAIQRLRDEPERARKYVERATEVVDEIAWRIQRRRYRALVADLVFGAKSPVTAVRRPAD, translated from the coding sequence ATGAGGGAGGTGGCCACCCTCATCGAGGCCGGCCACGAAGTCGTCGTGGTCTGCGAGCGTGACCTCGACGAACCGCGCCTTGAGCGCGGAAAGTCCCTGATCATCCACCGGTTGCCGCTGCGGCACGTCGCCGGCGCCGGAGCCCTGCGGTTGCTCGCTGAGTACACGGGCTTCTTCGTGCTCGCCGCGGTGCTGGTGACCGCGTCGCACCTGCGCCGACGCTTCGCCGTCGTGCAAGTCAACTCGGTGCCCGATGTGCTGGTCTTCGTCGCGACCGTACCGCGGTTGACCGGGGCACGCGTGCTGCTGGATCTCCAGGAGCCCATGCCCGAGTTCTTCATGACAAAGTTCGGGGTCGGTGCTCGAAACCCGTTGGTGCGCGTCGTCGCCGTCGCGGAGCAGTTGAGCATCCGGTTCGCGGACGTTGCGATCACCGTCACCGACGCGATGCGGCGACGGTTTATCGAGCGTGGTGCACCTGCCGAACGGGTGAACGTCGTGATGGACGGTGCCGACGAGTCGGTTTTCGATCGCGAGCGGCGGTTGGCGGAGTACGTTCCCAGCGCTGACCGGTTCGTCATGATCAGTCATGGAACGATAGAGCCCCAGTACGGCCTTGACACGGTGATCGAGGCGATCGCGCTGCTCGCGCCGGAGTGGCCGGGGCTTCAGCTGCAGATCTTCGGCGACGGTAGCCAGCGTGCAGAGCTGCGACGGCTCGCGCGGCTGAAGGGGGTCGGTGACCGCGTTTGGTTCAGCGAGGGGTTCGTGCCTATCGAGGAGTTGGTGTCGGCGCTCGCTTCGGCTGACGTGGGTGTCGTCGCGATGCGCCGTGATCCGTTCCGTGATCTGACGGTTGCCGGGAAGATGTTCGATTTCGTCGTCATGGGCATCCCGATGATCGTGGCGACAACCCGTTCCGTCGAGGAGACATTCGGGGCGGGCTGTTTCGAGGAGTTCCGCTCGGGCGACGCAAATGATCTCGCACGGGCGATCCAGCGATTGCGGGACGAGCCCGAGCGGGCCCGGAAGTACGTCGAGCGGGCGACCGAAGTCGTCGACGAGATCGCGTGGAGGATCCAGCGGCGGCGTTACCGGGCCCTGGTGGCGGACCTGGTCTTCGGGGCAAAGAGTCCGGTAACCGCAGTTCGTCGTCCGGCCGACTAG
- a CDS encoding methyltransferase domain-containing protein, with translation MRDVAALAVRSVFGFLIKPPYVKVRGWITALVFEQRYGVDTDGRIPLSDLGIDDEHRSDYLPSGWLSMRRVLPRSSVGSDDVFLDIGSGKGRIVLVAATYPFRRVIGVELSRELHEIAVANLAQNHRRLRCKNVTLVCADAVEYDIPAEVTVVFLYNPFRGPVFDRVIDNLVSSVDRNPRVVRLIYANPEEEAALLATGRARLVKASRGMRPTRAWSRSNAVRLYEISPRGQALPLRGQRLAAAGRRLRRC, from the coding sequence TTGCGGGACGTTGCGGCCTTGGCGGTACGAAGCGTCTTTGGCTTCCTGATCAAGCCACCGTATGTGAAGGTCCGGGGGTGGATCACCGCGCTCGTCTTCGAGCAGCGCTATGGTGTTGATACGGACGGCCGAATTCCGCTATCGGACCTGGGCATCGACGATGAACATCGCAGCGATTACCTCCCGAGCGGCTGGCTGAGCATGCGGAGAGTGCTCCCTCGAAGCTCTGTAGGGTCAGACGACGTCTTTCTCGACATTGGATCAGGTAAGGGGCGGATCGTACTTGTTGCGGCCACCTATCCGTTTCGTCGTGTCATCGGCGTGGAGCTCTCCCGCGAGCTTCACGAAATCGCCGTCGCAAACCTCGCCCAGAATCACAGGCGTCTTCGGTGTAAGAACGTGACGCTTGTATGCGCTGATGCGGTCGAATATGATATTCCGGCGGAGGTGACAGTCGTCTTCCTCTATAATCCATTCAGGGGACCGGTGTTCGACCGGGTGATCGATAATTTAGTGAGTTCCGTGGACCGGAACCCTCGGGTAGTGCGTCTCATCTACGCAAACCCAGAAGAGGAGGCAGCGCTACTGGCGACCGGTCGGGCCCGCCTCGTGAAAGCGTCTAGGGGCATGAGGCCCACCAGGGCGTGGTCCCGCTCCAATGCTGTTCGGCTATACGAGATCTCCCCGCGGGGACAGGCGTTGCCTCTTCGAGGTCAACGGTTGGCTGCTGCGGGGCGGCGATTGAGGAGGTGCTGA
- the murJ gene encoding murein biosynthesis integral membrane protein MurJ — MSTARGSVTVAIWTLVSRITGVLRVVVIGAVLGPTFFANIFVSANTIAGITFTAVVGTVLSPVIVPAVVRALRDRGQPGTAELIGRVTGFLLAGSAAVAAVLMLASPVLAYTLTVGVPQAERSQARTLTMLMVVLVAPQVVLYTMATLGAAVQQARDRFALASAAPALENLGLVATMVAVALLYEPGLEIGEVPLGLVVLLGGGATGSAVLHATVQLYGAARVGITVRPRLGWRSEPATWDLVRRLRASVSVAAFPSLSVYALLMVAATLPGGVLVMQLSYQLYQATIALGARAVSTAALPGLSIAAARGDAQWFGKAWRQVFYYVVLVGLPPPLLLIAFAPAIAETLAHGELSKRELIVALATCIAVLAVAQLPAAVHEVGRQTLFARLDVRGPCVAAATSFAVTVVVGFLAAWLADGNARLLGIALATLMAEAVAAALVLWRVRRTIQPERLIDARQLATAGLAGLTMLPVVGAGWILVGRTGYEPLVDVPLALMFGAVAVALFALSVTALNHRLGGSSDTTTVRSDARSVTTRN, encoded by the coding sequence ATGAGCACTGCACGCGGGTCGGTGACCGTCGCGATCTGGACGCTGGTGAGCCGGATCACCGGCGTCCTCCGGGTAGTCGTGATCGGGGCGGTGCTTGGCCCAACCTTCTTCGCGAACATCTTCGTGTCGGCAAACACGATTGCGGGGATCACCTTCACCGCGGTCGTGGGTACGGTCTTGTCCCCCGTCATAGTCCCGGCCGTCGTACGAGCCCTGAGGGACCGCGGGCAGCCGGGTACGGCCGAGCTGATCGGCCGCGTGACCGGCTTCCTGCTGGCAGGTTCGGCCGCTGTCGCAGCCGTGCTCATGCTGGCATCTCCCGTCCTCGCCTACACGCTCACCGTCGGCGTTCCACAGGCAGAACGTTCGCAGGCGCGCACGTTGACCATGCTGATGGTGGTTCTCGTCGCACCGCAGGTCGTGCTCTACACCATGGCCACGCTGGGTGCCGCGGTGCAGCAGGCGCGCGATCGCTTCGCCCTGGCGTCGGCCGCACCCGCCCTCGAGAACCTTGGCTTGGTGGCAACGATGGTCGCCGTCGCCCTGCTCTACGAACCTGGGCTGGAGATCGGCGAGGTTCCGCTCGGTCTGGTGGTGCTGCTCGGAGGCGGCGCGACCGGGTCAGCCGTCCTGCACGCCACGGTGCAACTGTACGGGGCGGCTCGCGTGGGAATCACTGTGCGTCCTCGACTCGGCTGGCGGTCGGAGCCGGCCACTTGGGATCTCGTGCGACGGCTGCGGGCCTCCGTCTCCGTCGCAGCCTTCCCCTCCCTCAGCGTCTATGCGCTGCTGATGGTGGCGGCGACGCTGCCCGGTGGAGTGCTCGTCATGCAGCTCTCCTACCAGCTCTACCAAGCAACAATCGCGCTGGGCGCCAGGGCCGTGTCCACCGCGGCGCTCCCTGGACTCTCGATAGCCGCCGCGCGCGGCGATGCGCAGTGGTTCGGGAAGGCCTGGCGTCAGGTCTTCTACTACGTTGTTCTCGTCGGCCTGCCGCCACCGTTGCTCTTGATCGCCTTTGCGCCCGCGATCGCCGAGACGCTCGCGCACGGTGAGTTGAGCAAGCGCGAGCTGATCGTCGCGCTCGCGACGTGCATCGCCGTGCTCGCAGTGGCGCAGCTCCCGGCAGCCGTGCACGAGGTCGGCCGGCAGACTCTGTTTGCCCGGCTGGATGTGCGGGGGCCGTGCGTGGCCGCGGCCACCTCTTTCGCGGTGACGGTCGTCGTTGGGTTCTTAGCCGCTTGGTTGGCTGATGGCAATGCACGGCTCCTCGGCATAGCGCTCGCCACTCTGATGGCCGAGGCCGTTGCTGCCGCGCTGGTCCTGTGGCGGGTGCGACGCACGATTCAGCCCGAGCGCTTGATCGATGCGAGGCAGCTCGCAACCGCAGGTCTCGCGGGGCTGACGATGCTCCCCGTGGTCGGCGCTGGATGGATCCTTGTCGGTAGGACGGGGTACGAGCCGCTCGTCGACGTGCCGCTGGCGCTCATGTTCGGTGCCGTGGCGGTCGCGCTCTTCGCGCTCTCGGTGACCGCGCTCAACCACCGCCTCGGAGGCAGCTCCGACACGACGACGGTGCGGTCTGACGCGAGGTCGGTCACGACCAGGAACTGA
- a CDS encoding DegT/DnrJ/EryC1/StrS family aminotransferase, which translates to MTAVPFFDLTAINGRVREDLDLAWKSVLQHCKFVGGPEVAAFESEFAAYCGADGCVGVANGTDALELIFAALGIGAGDEVIVPANTFVATAEAVVAAGARPRFVDVLPDTLLIDPDSAAAAVNCRTAAIVGVHLFGQMVDVDGLSSITDRHGLALIEDAAQAHGARFGGQRAGSVGAAAAFSFYPGKNLGALGDGGAVVSNDCELIGRVRCLANHGRSAVERHRHDERGRNSRLDSIQAAALAIKLGHLDEENEARRAAMRRYARQLPSWCELVQTHRKAEPVHHLAVVQVPNRAVVGKSLTDAHIGWGVHYPIPCHRQPAYAEFVEELPVAEAAAEAVMSLPLSPGMRGEEIERVCDALARIQL; encoded by the coding sequence ATGACCGCAGTGCCGTTCTTCGATCTTACAGCCATCAACGGCAGGGTTCGCGAGGATCTCGACCTGGCATGGAAATCGGTCCTGCAGCACTGCAAGTTCGTCGGTGGGCCGGAAGTCGCGGCGTTCGAGAGCGAGTTTGCTGCCTACTGCGGTGCCGACGGCTGCGTCGGCGTCGCGAACGGCACCGATGCGCTAGAGCTGATCTTCGCCGCGCTCGGCATCGGAGCGGGCGATGAGGTGATCGTCCCGGCCAACACCTTCGTCGCGACAGCGGAGGCCGTCGTCGCCGCCGGGGCGCGCCCCCGATTCGTCGATGTGCTCCCGGACACGCTGCTGATCGACCCGGATTCGGCGGCTGCCGCGGTGAACTGCCGCACGGCGGCGATCGTCGGCGTGCACCTGTTCGGCCAGATGGTCGACGTCGATGGGCTCTCCTCAATCACGGATCGACACGGGCTGGCGCTCATCGAGGACGCTGCTCAGGCACATGGCGCGCGGTTCGGCGGCCAGCGGGCAGGCAGTGTGGGCGCCGCAGCGGCGTTCAGCTTCTATCCCGGAAAGAACCTGGGGGCACTGGGGGACGGAGGCGCGGTCGTGTCGAACGACTGCGAGCTCATCGGGCGTGTCCGGTGCCTCGCCAACCACGGCCGATCGGCTGTGGAGCGGCATCGGCACGACGAGCGCGGTCGCAACAGCCGCCTCGATTCGATCCAAGCAGCCGCTCTTGCGATCAAGCTGGGTCACCTCGACGAGGAAAACGAGGCACGCCGGGCTGCAATGCGTCGATACGCGCGACAGCTGCCAAGTTGGTGCGAGCTCGTCCAGACCCATCGAAAAGCGGAGCCCGTGCACCACCTCGCAGTGGTGCAAGTGCCGAACCGTGCCGTCGTCGGCAAGTCTCTCACCGACGCTCACATCGGCTGGGGCGTTCACTACCCAATCCCTTGCCATCGGCAACCTGCGTACGCGGAGTTCGTCGAAGAACTGCCGGTCGCCGAAGCGGCCGCAGAAGCGGTCATGTCGCTTCCACTCTCACCGGGGATGCGCGGGGAAGAAATCGAACGAGTGTGCGACGCCCTAGCGAGGATCCAGTTATGA